A genome region from Persephonella sp. includes the following:
- a CDS encoding cbb3-type cytochrome c oxidase subunit I, protein MAANNNQELQNLVNYGLVKAHVAMGLIFFIIVGLMGFLYSLQLDGVYPFPGIEFLSPGRIRMIHTAGAAYGFLVNMFTGLLYWAVPRFTGYRVLSDALGWFMFIALQAAVLITVVAILFLGMADNVEWGETPWWLDPIIVFWLLLALMQFGAPLYKASQRGPLYVSGWYIAAMLVWTPLVVFMGNFIPRFWAVGSGAGAVQSTFIHDLVGLYVTPVAWGLMYYFVPVIMKKPMWSHGLSLLGFWGLAFFYPMNGVHHFLWSPIPMFAQYSAVFATVAVEFAVTSVLINFMMTLRGSAEQLKYNVPLRYMYTGAIFYWITCFQCAFHVTLTFQKVIHFTDWVTGHAHLIMFGTFGLWVLGMAEYVWPRLFGKETMYSKGLSEGAYWLLMIGVLAMFFDLTAGGLVQGFDWIGLNPWIDSVNFSKPFWYFRSIAGIMMLTGLFMYALNFYKTATAKAGLTAELREV, encoded by the coding sequence ATGGCAGCTAATAATAATCAAGAACTCCAAAACCTTGTCAACTATGGGCTTGTTAAAGCTCATGTGGCAATGGGGTTAATTTTCTTCATTATCGTTGGTTTAATGGGTTTCTTATATTCTCTTCAACTTGATGGAGTATATCCATTTCCAGGAATAGAATTCCTTTCTCCTGGAAGAATTAGAATGATACACACAGCTGGTGCTGCGTATGGATTCCTTGTTAACATGTTTACAGGACTCCTTTATTGGGCAGTTCCAAGATTTACCGGATATAGAGTTTTAAGTGATGCTCTTGGATGGTTTATGTTTATTGCACTTCAAGCAGCTGTTCTTATAACTGTTGTAGCTATCCTTTTCCTTGGAATGGCTGATAACGTTGAATGGGGTGAAACTCCTTGGTGGCTAGATCCAATAATTGTATTCTGGCTCTTACTTGCATTAATGCAATTTGGTGCTCCACTTTATAAAGCATCACAAAGAGGCCCTCTCTATGTTTCTGGATGGTATATTGCTGCTATGCTTGTATGGACACCACTTGTTGTGTTCATGGGTAACTTTATTCCAAGATTCTGGGCTGTAGGTTCCGGAGCAGGTGCTGTTCAATCAACATTCATCCACGACCTTGTTGGACTTTACGTTACACCGGTTGCTTGGGGATTAATGTATTACTTCGTTCCAGTTATTATGAAAAAGCCAATGTGGTCTCACGGATTATCTCTCCTTGGATTCTGGGGACTTGCATTCTTCTATCCTATGAATGGAGTTCACCACTTCCTGTGGTCACCAATACCAATGTTTGCACAATACTCTGCAGTATTTGCAACAGTTGCAGTTGAGTTCGCTGTTACATCTGTTCTGATTAACTTCATGATGACACTTAGAGGTTCTGCAGAACAGCTTAAATACAATGTTCCATTAAGATATATGTATACAGGTGCTATCTTCTACTGGATTACTTGTTTCCAATGTGCATTCCACGTAACACTTACATTCCAAAAAGTAATCCACTTTACTGACTGGGTAACAGGACACGCTCACTTAATTATGTTTGGAACATTTGGTCTGTGGGTTCTTGGAATGGCTGAGTATGTATGGCCAAGACTATTCGGAAAAGAAACAATGTATTCAAAAGGACTTTCTGAAGGTGCTTACTGGCTCCTTATGATTGGAGTTCTGGCAATGTTCTTTGACCTTACAGCTGGTGGTCTAGTTCAAGGATTTGATTGGATTGGACTTAACCCATGGATTGACTCTGTAAACTTCTCTAAGCCATTCTGGTATTTCAGATCTATAGCTGGAATTATGATGCTCACAGGACTATTCATGTATGCTCTGAACTTCTACAAAACTGCTACAGCTAAAGCTGGTCTCACAGCAGAGCTCAGAGAAGTATAA
- a CDS encoding c-type cytochrome produces the protein MGENTAVKWILFFFFPALFIYGLLHVYSSKPAQAKRTKDLTAQEEAGRKVFNKFCVGCHGVNGDGNSQAAKFFKDKPPNFHTAVFRWKSTPEGCLPTDEDLLHILNWGLPQTPMPSFKLVPEVQKRAVIAYIKSFARDKWEKGQPDPEKCQSVYKTIKRPADFGSPELIQRGKELYAQNCTACHGEQGKGDGPVAATLPVPPTDLTYPVRAEGPNPEDTFRVLTVGLEGSPMPSFGHLSERDRWALVSYIAYLMNKGK, from the coding sequence ATGGGAGAAAACACGGCCGTCAAATGGATCCTGTTCTTCTTCTTCCCGGCATTGTTCATTTACGGCCTGTTGCATGTTTATTCATCCAAACCGGCACAGGCTAAAAGAACAAAAGATTTAACTGCGCAGGAAGAGGCAGGAAGAAAGGTCTTCAACAAGTTCTGTGTTGGATGTCACGGCGTTAATGGGGATGGTAACTCTCAGGCTGCAAAATTCTTCAAAGACAAACCACCTAACTTCCACACTGCAGTTTTCAGATGGAAATCCACACCTGAAGGATGTTTACCTACAGATGAAGACTTACTCCACATTCTGAACTGGGGACTTCCACAAACTCCAATGCCATCATTTAAGCTTGTTCCAGAAGTTCAGAAGAGAGCTGTAATTGCTTACATCAAATCTTTCGCAAGGGACAAATGGGAAAAAGGACAACCAGACCCAGAAAAATGTCAATCAGTTTACAAAACAATCAAAAGACCTGCAGACTTTGGTTCTCCTGAACTTATTCAAAGAGGAAAAGAACTTTATGCTCAAAACTGCACAGCATGTCACGGTGAACAGGGTAAAGGTGATGGTCCTGTAGCAGCAACATTGCCAGTCCCTCCAACAGACCTGACTTACCCAGTTAGAGCAGAAGGTCCAAATCCAGAAGATACATTCAGAGTTCTCACAGTTGGTCTTGAAGGTTCTCCAATGCCATCATTTGGACACCTTTCTGAAAGAGATAGATGGGCACTCGTATCTTACATTGCTTATCTAATGAACAAAGGTAAATAA
- a CDS encoding MtnX-like HAD-IB family phosphatase yields the protein MSAVFFSDFDGTITERDVIDAIMAEFAPPEYKKIQDDLYLGKIDIDIGIRQMFQLIPSNKKDEIVKWVKENIKLREGFTEFLEFLNQKNIPFVVLSGGVDLYIYPLLEKYLDKISQIYCNRITLQKEKMDVIFIYRCGDKCRKNCGICKPYIIKNYYGGYNLKIYAGDGITDLDACMHSDIIFSTGQLKQMLEEEVMEGKRVFKFDKFSEIIKNPIFSGEGFQQEKTVKNL from the coding sequence ATGTCAGCTGTTTTCTTTTCTGATTTTGATGGAACAATTACCGAAAGGGATGTTATTGATGCTATTATGGCTGAGTTTGCACCCCCAGAATACAAAAAAATTCAGGATGACCTTTATTTAGGAAAAATAGATATTGATATCGGAATTCGTCAAATGTTCCAGCTTATACCTTCCAATAAAAAAGATGAAATAGTCAAATGGGTGAAAGAAAATATAAAACTAAGGGAAGGTTTTACTGAATTTCTGGAATTTTTAAATCAAAAAAATATTCCTTTTGTTGTTCTCAGCGGAGGTGTTGATTTATATATTTATCCATTACTTGAAAAATACCTTGACAAGATAAGCCAGATATACTGTAACCGTATAACACTTCAAAAAGAAAAAATGGACGTTATATTTATATATAGATGTGGCGATAAATGTAGAAAAAACTGTGGTATATGCAAACCATACATAATAAAAAATTATTATGGGGGATATAACCTTAAAATATATGCAGGAGATGGTATTACAGACCTTGACGCCTGTATGCATAGTGATATAATTTTTTCAACAGGACAGCTAAAACAGATGTTAGAAGAAGAGGTAATGGAGGGTAAGAGGGTTTTCAAATTCGATAAATTCTCCGAAATAATAAAAAATCCTATATTCAGCGGAGAGGGGTTCCAGCAGGAAAAAACTGTGAAAAATTTGTGA
- a CDS encoding RuBisCO large subunit C-terminal-like domain-containing protein: protein MNYIEATYLLTSKEKIQPQQEVNKIIDFLSLSRTPLPVKLGEVEDFYDTDLKVYKVLFKVQFPVSLFRHDLYSVLSLTYGEMILPYRIKLIDIDFPPAFLDHFKGANYGIKGLQDYIEVHHRPLLISTIRPAIGLKKEEIGQIFESLIDGGMDIVREDELFFNEGFAPFESRIEYISQLKAKLQEKHSRKIIYAPFLSGNLEEIENKIKFAAKNHIRIFVLNLFPLGFETVRYLSEKYEAGFILNLSYPSFFFENDDFGIQPDLLFGKLTRLAGGDMVLIPSPYRYKNIPHFKSVKVAESLREDFENIKSVYSVLYGDIYPQDLYKIFEDFGNLVAIDIGNKYQKHKAGITAGAKAYFDALNCTVNGVSFEECKSLSKELEEF from the coding sequence ATGAACTATATAGAGGCTACTTATCTGCTTACTTCTAAAGAGAAAATCCAGCCTCAACAGGAAGTAAATAAAATTATTGATTTTCTTTCCCTTTCAAGAACACCTCTCCCTGTAAAGCTGGGAGAGGTTGAGGATTTTTATGATACAGACCTAAAAGTCTATAAAGTTTTATTCAAAGTCCAATTTCCTGTTTCTCTGTTTAGACATGATTTATACTCGGTTCTATCCCTTACCTATGGGGAGATGATTTTACCTTATCGTATAAAGCTGATTGATATAGATTTTCCTCCTGCATTCCTTGACCATTTTAAAGGTGCAAATTATGGGATAAAAGGGCTGCAGGATTATATAGAGGTCCATCACAGGCCCCTTTTAATTTCTACAATTCGTCCAGCTATTGGACTTAAAAAAGAAGAAATAGGACAGATATTTGAAAGCCTTATTGATGGCGGGATGGATATAGTCAGAGAAGATGAGTTATTTTTCAATGAAGGATTTGCACCATTTGAAAGCAGGATTGAGTATATCTCACAGCTAAAAGCCAAATTACAGGAAAAACATTCAAGAAAAATTATTTATGCTCCGTTTCTGTCTGGAAATTTGGAAGAAATTGAAAATAAGATAAAATTTGCTGCCAAAAACCATATTAGAATATTTGTTTTAAATCTTTTCCCTCTTGGATTTGAAACAGTTAGATATTTATCAGAAAAATATGAAGCCGGATTTATTCTTAATCTGTCATATCCGTCTTTCTTCTTTGAAAATGATGATTTTGGAATACAACCTGACCTGCTTTTTGGGAAATTAACAAGACTGGCTGGGGGAGATATGGTTTTAATTCCTTCTCCTTATAGATACAAAAATATTCCTCATTTCAAATCAGTTAAAGTAGCAGAAAGTCTCAGGGAAGATTTTGAAAATATAAAGTCTGTTTATTCTGTATTATATGGAGACATCTATCCACAAGACCTATATAAAATATTTGAAGATTTTGGAAATCTTGTTGCAATTGATATAGGAAACAAATACCAGAAGCACAAAGCCGGAATTACAGCAGGTGCGAAAGCATACTTTGATGCTTTAAATTGCACAGTGAATGGTGTTTCCTTTGAAGAGTGTAAATCTTTAAGTAAAGAACTTGAAGAGTTTTAG
- a CDS encoding antibiotic biosynthesis monooxygenase — MVVVFTKFPINPEYREQFKEYALERFGEKGLTEQEGFIKMNLLEPVNFPPNNQNNTFIIATYWESMEALKKYTESEAFRKAHENPPPREWFAGHPVIEVYNTIKEV; from the coding sequence ATGGTAGTAGTATTTACAAAATTCCCAATTAATCCAGAATATAGGGAACAGTTTAAGGAATATGCCCTTGAAAGATTTGGAGAAAAAGGATTGACAGAGCAGGAAGGATTTATAAAGATGAACCTTCTTGAGCCTGTAAACTTTCCTCCAAATAATCAAAATAACACATTTATTATTGCAACTTATTGGGAAAGCATGGAAGCATTGAAAAAATACACAGAAAGCGAGGCATTCAGGAAAGCCCATGAAAACCCTCCGCCAAGGGAATGGTTTGCAGGGCACCCTGTTATAGAGGTTTATAACACAATAAAAGAAGTCTAA
- a CDS encoding M3 family metallopeptidase, with the protein MTAVFPEFTVNDENLDQQKELVLNQIKQNKEKLQQLFKIENKTYQNFVKPYQLMHIKLGILFSPISHLNYVKNSPKTQEVYTALLPIITEYYTELGQNEELYKAFKEIYEKEKNTLNQEQRKVLEDAIKDFELSGVNLEGEKREKVKQINIKLSQLQNQFAQNLLNATDSYEMIIENYEDVKELPETELKAAQQVRDGKTVYRFTLHQPSYIAYMTYGSNREKREELYKAYVTRAPENDKILEEILALRYEKAKLLGFNNYAELSLATKMAQSPSQVLDFLYDLARKSKPQAEKEYEELNNYAKKLGLKDNLQAYDFSYYAEKLKKEKYNVNDEEYKPYFEKNRVIKGLFDFLNKLFKLEFEEVNVPVWHPSVNVFHIYRNNELIGRLYLDLEAREGKRDGAWMDEWVAHHEDEEGNIIKPVAFIVANFSPATEDTPSLLRPYDVETLFHEMGHALHHLVSKVREPFVSGIAGVEWDAVEFPSQFLEQFAYEPSVLKTFAFHYKTGEPISEDMIDRLKNAKNFLSAMAMVRQLEFAIFDMLIHMDRYTAKDVQEILNKVREEVAVIKPPEYNKFQWSFSHIFAGGYAAGYYSYKWAEVLSADAYFMFVDNGIYNDDVAESFYEEILTKGGSRPAMELFKQFAGREPDVDALLKLSGIKYN; encoded by the coding sequence ATGACAGCAGTATTCCCCGAGTTTACCGTAAATGATGAAAACTTAGACCAGCAGAAAGAACTTGTTTTAAATCAAATAAAACAGAATAAGGAAAAACTGCAACAACTTTTTAAAATAGAAAACAAAACATACCAGAACTTTGTAAAACCATACCAGCTTATGCATATAAAACTGGGAATTTTATTCTCCCCTATTTCCCATCTAAACTATGTTAAAAACTCTCCTAAAACACAGGAAGTTTACACAGCACTCCTTCCTATAATAACCGAATACTACACAGAACTGGGACAGAATGAGGAGCTTTATAAAGCTTTCAAAGAAATATATGAGAAAGAAAAGAACACTCTTAATCAGGAACAAAGGAAAGTTCTTGAAGATGCTATAAAAGATTTTGAACTATCCGGTGTTAACCTTGAAGGTGAAAAAAGAGAAAAAGTTAAACAGATAAACATAAAACTATCCCAGCTGCAAAACCAGTTTGCCCAAAATCTTCTCAATGCCACAGATAGCTATGAGATGATTATTGAAAACTACGAAGATGTGAAAGAACTACCTGAAACAGAGCTTAAAGCGGCACAGCAGGTAAGAGATGGCAAAACAGTTTACAGATTTACTCTCCATCAGCCATCTTATATAGCATATATGACCTACGGTTCAAACAGGGAAAAAAGGGAAGAACTATACAAAGCTTATGTAACAAGAGCACCGGAAAATGACAAAATTCTGGAAGAAATACTTGCCTTAAGATACGAAAAAGCAAAACTCCTCGGATTTAATAACTATGCAGAGCTTTCCCTTGCCACAAAAATGGCACAATCTCCATCTCAGGTTTTAGATTTTCTCTATGACCTTGCCAGAAAAAGTAAACCTCAGGCTGAAAAAGAGTATGAAGAATTAAATAACTATGCTAAAAAGCTCGGCCTTAAAGACAACCTTCAGGCTTATGATTTCTCATACTATGCAGAAAAACTTAAAAAAGAAAAATACAATGTAAATGATGAGGAATACAAACCCTATTTTGAGAAAAACCGTGTAATCAAAGGACTTTTTGATTTCCTTAACAAACTATTCAAACTGGAATTTGAGGAAGTGAACGTTCCAGTATGGCATCCATCTGTAAATGTTTTTCATATCTACAGAAATAATGAACTGATAGGCAGACTTTATCTTGACCTTGAGGCAAGAGAAGGGAAAAGAGATGGAGCATGGATGGATGAGTGGGTGGCACACCACGAAGATGAAGAAGGAAATATCATAAAACCTGTTGCATTTATTGTTGCTAACTTCTCTCCTGCTACCGAAGATACACCATCCCTTCTAAGACCTTATGATGTGGAAACACTCTTCCACGAAATGGGGCATGCACTTCACCATCTTGTAAGTAAAGTTAGAGAGCCATTTGTAAGTGGAATAGCAGGTGTTGAATGGGATGCTGTGGAATTTCCATCCCAGTTCCTTGAACAATTTGCCTATGAACCATCTGTCCTGAAAACATTTGCATTCCATTACAAAACAGGGGAACCAATATCGGAGGATATGATAGACAGACTAAAAAATGCTAAAAACTTCCTGTCTGCAATGGCAATGGTTCGTCAGCTTGAGTTTGCTATATTTGATATGCTTATTCATATGGACAGATACACTGCAAAAGATGTTCAAGAGATACTTAACAAAGTTAGAGAAGAAGTAGCAGTAATAAAACCACCAGAATATAACAAATTCCAATGGAGTTTTAGCCATATCTTTGCTGGAGGATATGCAGCCGGTTATTACAGCTACAAATGGGCAGAAGTTTTATCTGCAGATGCTTACTTTATGTTTGTGGACAACGGTATATACAATGATGATGTTGCAGAAAGTTTTTATGAAGAAATCCTAACTAAAGGTGGTAGCAGACCTGCAATGGAACTGTTTAAACAGTTTGCAGGTAGAGAACCTGATGTTGATGCACTACTGAAACTAAGCGGAATAAAATACAACTAA
- a CDS encoding dihydroorotate dehydrogenase produces MESPVKPLDTSLSYELFGIKFKNPVWTASGCFSYGLEVAENLYDISKLGAVVVKGLSYRPREGNPPQRIVETPCGMLNSIGLQNPGVKYFAENILPKLKEYDTVIIANVFGEDEEEYLKVAEFLDKTDGVHALELNVSCPNVKKGGIAFGSDPETLYSLVQKLKNTTSKPLMVKLSPNITDITETAQACIEAKADGLVLINTLLGMAIDVEKEEPIIAMKTGGLSGPAILPIAVRMIYQVYEKFGASVPIIGVGGITTAQDALQHILAGAVAVQIGTANFYDPYAPLKVIDGLQQHLNKKGYSHILELTGKAHKLKIE; encoded by the coding sequence TTGGAAAGTCCGGTAAAACCTCTTGATACATCCCTTTCTTATGAACTTTTCGGAATAAAATTCAAAAATCCTGTCTGGACTGCGTCAGGATGTTTTTCCTATGGACTGGAAGTTGCAGAAAATCTCTACGATATAAGCAAATTAGGTGCTGTCGTTGTCAAAGGGCTTTCATATAGACCCCGTGAAGGAAATCCACCCCAGCGTATAGTGGAAACTCCCTGTGGAATGCTTAACTCTATAGGACTTCAAAATCCGGGAGTTAAATATTTTGCAGAAAATATACTTCCTAAACTCAAAGAATACGATACTGTTATCATTGCAAATGTATTTGGTGAGGATGAGGAAGAATACCTGAAAGTTGCAGAATTTTTAGATAAAACAGATGGAGTTCATGCATTAGAGCTTAATGTTTCCTGTCCTAATGTTAAAAAAGGCGGAATAGCTTTTGGTTCAGACCCAGAAACCCTTTACTCCCTTGTCCAAAAACTAAAAAATACTACATCTAAACCTTTAATGGTAAAACTCAGCCCCAATATTACAGACATAACAGAAACGGCACAGGCCTGTATTGAGGCAAAAGCGGATGGTCTTGTTTTGATTAACACACTGCTTGGAATGGCAATAGATGTTGAAAAAGAGGAACCTATCATAGCAATGAAAACAGGAGGCCTATCTGGTCCCGCTATACTACCGATTGCAGTTAGAATGATTTATCAGGTTTATGAAAAATTTGGGGCTTCTGTCCCTATAATAGGAGTAGGTGGAATAACCACTGCACAGGATGCCCTCCAGCATATACTTGCAGGTGCTGTTGCTGTTCAGATAGGAACAGCCAACTTTTATGATCCTTATGCACCTTTAAAAGTTATAGATGGCCTTCAGCAGCATCTTAATAAAAAGGGATACTCCCATATCCTTGAGTTAACAGGAAAAGCACATAAATTAAAAATTGAATAA
- a CDS encoding polysaccharide deacetylase family protein, whose product MKNNVFIIFYHKIIPRWGHTKAVSTFRWEMSILKEHFNVITLEDVYEYLTTDKWPDKPSVVISFDDGYLDNYVYAYPVLKQLGLKATIFPISSRIIKEDIKRPTLEDYWQGKVSKSQLHKPKTMAEANYEFLSTGRSEDFLSITELNAIKDVFDIYGHAKVHAKVFYSEEIIDFYDGKNGHWSNIYAYGYSTDFSQLDEPKIGYPLFPDRNNLAVRRGYLKKEVKEFINSLGNCFFNRKNWKEELKEELYTNFRSFLDFETEEERKERVKKELTEAKQELEEMIGEKVRFFSYPFGHYDETLMEIASEIYDASFTTEKDIIRKGQNLQKLPRIEIAKDFPAFLSKIIKFSFK is encoded by the coding sequence ATGAAAAATAATGTATTTATTATTTTCTACCACAAAATAATTCCTAGATGGGGACATACAAAGGCCGTTTCCACATTTAGATGGGAGATGTCTATCCTGAAAGAGCATTTTAATGTAATAACCCTTGAAGATGTTTATGAGTACTTAACCACAGACAAATGGCCTGATAAACCTTCAGTTGTAATATCCTTTGATGATGGTTATCTGGATAACTATGTTTATGCCTATCCTGTTTTAAAACAACTTGGCCTAAAAGCAACTATTTTCCCAATAAGTTCCAGAATAATAAAAGAGGATATAAAAAGGCCTACCCTTGAGGATTACTGGCAGGGAAAAGTTTCAAAGTCCCAGCTTCATAAACCAAAAACAATGGCAGAAGCTAACTATGAATTTTTATCAACAGGAAGGTCAGAAGATTTCCTGTCAATAACCGAACTAAATGCGATAAAGGATGTTTTTGATATATACGGACATGCCAAAGTTCATGCAAAGGTTTTTTATTCAGAAGAAATAATAGATTTTTATGACGGTAAAAACGGGCACTGGAGTAATATATACGCCTATGGATACTCAACAGATTTTTCACAACTGGATGAGCCCAAAATCGGATATCCCCTTTTTCCTGACAGGAATAATCTGGCAGTTAGAAGAGGCTATTTAAAAAAAGAAGTAAAAGAGTTCATTAACTCCCTTGGGAATTGTTTTTTCAATAGGAAAAACTGGAAAGAGGAACTAAAAGAGGAGTTATATACAAATTTTCGTTCATTTCTTGATTTTGAAACAGAAGAAGAAAGAAAAGAAAGGGTCAAAAAAGAGCTTACAGAGGCAAAACAAGAGCTGGAAGAAATGATAGGGGAAAAAGTTAGATTTTTCTCCTATCCATTTGGTCATTATGACGAAACACTGATGGAAATTGCATCTGAGATATACGATGCTTCATTTACAACAGAAAAGGATATTATCAGAAAAGGGCAAAACTTACAGAAGCTACCCCGTATAGAAATAGCAAAAGATTTCCCAGCATTCCTGTCCAAAATAATAAAATTCTCCTTTAAATAA
- a CDS encoding glycosyltransferase, with protein sequence MKILQVVDGYGWGGTKEQVYLTTRELKKAGVDVHIALSFQYKEMVDKLQLYNVPIHYFENHVKNARYKWENYKRLIKIIDENRFDIVIGNSPHAFDYVRIAKLFLKTKPKIINVKRSGRLPSALSKYLKYSAADKIVVVSKNVEKYLRENNFLPEKLITIESGIDLDRFKPEPEKKLELRKSLGLPVNKKIFINVANWNPEVKGQDKLIETFLKADIKDAVLVLVGKNTDKHASGISDRVIGLGFRTDVPQLLNAADYFVLSSYLEGIAGALLQAMATGKVVLSTLAGGIDEYLIDGYNGFSVPVGNFEALGKKMKEMVNLPEKKYKEISENAIKTAQNYSIQNTAQKYIKLFEEMLNEK encoded by the coding sequence TTGAAAATCCTTCAGGTTGTTGATGGATATGGCTGGGGTGGAACAAAGGAACAGGTTTATTTGACCACAAGGGAGCTAAAAAAAGCAGGTGTAGATGTTCATATTGCCCTATCTTTTCAATACAAAGAGATGGTTGATAAACTCCAACTTTATAATGTTCCTATCCATTATTTTGAAAATCACGTAAAAAATGCCAGATACAAATGGGAAAACTACAAAAGATTAATCAAAATTATAGATGAAAACAGATTTGATATTGTTATAGGAAACTCTCCCCATGCTTTTGATTACGTAAGAATAGCTAAACTTTTTCTAAAAACAAAACCTAAAATAATAAATGTAAAGCGTTCAGGCAGACTTCCCTCTGCACTTTCAAAATACCTGAAATACTCTGCAGCAGACAAAATTGTTGTTGTTTCAAAAAATGTGGAAAAGTATCTAAGGGAAAATAATTTCCTTCCTGAAAAACTGATAACTATAGAAAGCGGAATAGACCTTGATAGATTTAAACCTGAACCAGAAAAAAAATTAGAACTAAGAAAATCTCTTGGACTGCCGGTAAACAAAAAAATATTCATAAACGTTGCAAACTGGAACCCTGAGGTTAAAGGACAGGATAAACTGATAGAAACATTTTTAAAAGCAGATATAAAAGATGCAGTTCTGGTCTTAGTAGGCAAAAATACAGACAAACATGCATCAGGAATTTCTGACAGGGTTATCGGACTTGGATTTAGAACAGATGTGCCTCAGCTTTTAAATGCAGCAGATTATTTTGTTTTGTCTTCATACCTTGAAGGTATAGCAGGGGCATTGCTGCAAGCTATGGCAACAGGGAAAGTAGTTTTATCAACCCTTGCAGGTGGTATAGATGAGTATCTGATAGACGGATATAATGGATTTTCTGTTCCTGTAGGAAATTTTGAAGCACTTGGGAAGAAAATGAAAGAGATGGTAAATCTTCCTGAAAAAAAATACAAAGAAATATCTGAAAATGCTATAAAAACAGCGCAAAACTACTCAATCCAAAATACCGCTCAAAAATACATAAAACTATTTGAGGAAATGCTCAATGAAAAATAA
- a CDS encoding SDR family NAD(P)-dependent oxidoreductase, with product MQAKGTQTILVTGAAGFIGWRTAKFLLESGFNVVGIDNMNNYYDVRLKEWRKKDLEKYENFRFFEIDIENLGALKVLFDNFDFDAVLNIAARAGVRYSMENPHVYLQTNAQGTLNLLEMMKEKGIKKMVLASTSSLYAGQPMPFKETLPVNTPISPYAASKKAAEVMAYTYHHLYDMDITVVRYFTVYGPAGRPDMSIFRFIKWIDEGTPIKLFGDGSQARDFTYVDDIAKGTILAMKPLGYEIINLGGGKNPISLKTIIEKIENLLGKKAKIEYRPFHKADMKETWADIEKAEKLLGWKPEIDIDEGLKRTVEWYLENKDWLKDISLEEGKQNI from the coding sequence ATGCAAGCAAAAGGGACACAAACTATTCTTGTAACAGGCGCAGCAGGATTTATAGGCTGGAGAACAGCAAAATTTTTACTGGAAAGTGGCTTTAATGTTGTTGGAATAGATAATATGAACAATTATTATGATGTTCGTTTGAAGGAATGGAGAAAAAAAGACCTTGAAAAGTATGAAAACTTCAGATTTTTTGAGATTGATATAGAAAATTTAGGAGCTTTAAAGGTTCTGTTTGATAATTTTGATTTTGATGCTGTTTTAAATATAGCTGCCCGTGCCGGCGTGAGATACTCAATGGAAAATCCCCATGTTTATCTCCAGACTAATGCTCAGGGAACATTAAATCTTCTTGAAATGATGAAAGAAAAAGGTATTAAAAAGATGGTGCTTGCTTCCACTTCCTCCCTTTATGCAGGACAACCTATGCCATTCAAAGAAACCTTACCTGTAAATACTCCTATATCACCTTATGCTGCCTCTAAAAAAGCTGCAGAGGTGATGGCTTATACATATCATCATCTTTATGATATGGATATTACCGTCGTTAGATACTTTACCGTTTATGGTCCTGCTGGAAGACCGGATATGAGTATTTTCAGATTTATTAAATGGATAGATGAAGGAACCCCGATAAAACTATTTGGAGATGGCTCACAGGCAAGGGATTTTACCTATGTTGATGATATTGCAAAGGGAACAATACTGGCAATGAAGCCTTTAGGATATGAAATCATAAATCTTGGTGGTGGGAAAAATCCAATATCCCTGAAAACCATAATTGAAAAAATAGAAAACTTACTGGGAAAAAAGGCAAAGATAGAATACAGACCTTTCCATAAAGCTGATATGAAGGAAACCTGGGCAGATATAGAAAAAGCAGAAAAATTACTTGGCTGGAAACCTGAAATAGATATAGATGAGGGACTTAAAAGAACTGTTGAATGGTATCTGGAAAATAAAGACTGGCTTAAGGATATAAGTCTGGAAGAAGGAAAACAGAATATTTAG